The Mercenaria mercenaria strain notata chromosome 10, MADL_Memer_1, whole genome shotgun sequence genome contains a region encoding:
- the LOC123559868 gene encoding uncharacterized protein LOC123559868 yields the protein MEYLSKYCVCLLVLLAANASEARHLTEKQSDAATRISKSLTEPRVTFLKTSNNDSTKTKTSNANSATSQHIAATKVKTHVSVHTRPSDSETNRDAVDDEGHAPLGALPLHRHSFDNQNIQLKGKRISSISNSRDEKVNTDYHDNTEDPGPNDITEDKNIGKVYVRPESTKHTGEELHQSHRRIDVHEANSIDHINENGILKNNAVSRGSDTTSIQNESDGVVNHISSNIMETSALTHLGIKNKQEPFKKNLENRVDDLKHDLPQTVTLSDSRDKPDVGDQPTGKGSYSQDMPNPDAKNIRNWNVDSNTVHSESSHKDIRNPGMTQTIQPKTNDIDRRTENWRTKEAKTQGSNLKSVSKDGDTVLRNNHVNTVVHGGDSTKLLRPKITVFIEEKNDREHTQRVIASNGNGVIQSRPIHVSDTSLNTGGSRALSSDTGDNKVVSSNAIGTKSEHMDENEGKTDLSQQASAENDPSIDAVQNSDLITPPMAVLENTHDNKMQSKHTIEPAETNTNNLHNVGSKGEATLDSVPAIDGPEKRSDKSDTMKPSAIPATEKTTTTDNNEAIDIPSTVITNTVRKPEDVSPLDIFTSDITYQRFPQPMSLTTFKKKVLGKRLKKLYILEQSEKKLFQHVRQLEAIYTIEDGTLYVSFLFRFVYSRKCQEIPKFRMGKLVGNTDIAMFEKEMKDGKTERILFFSERPEDYVFFMSCTDMKTSPYACRDSYYLTLDSAHDPPNQFPWADAAREMESKLDLTFEDPRFIFNFVLLPCARKTAS from the exons ATGGAATATTTAAGTAAATACTGTGTTTGTCTACTAGTACTTTTAGCGGCAAACGCAAGCGAGGCTAGACACCTTACAGAGAAACAATCTGATGCTGCTACCAGGATATCTAAATCTCTCACTGAGCCTAGAGTAACATTTCTTAAAACTTCAAACAATGActctacaaaaacaaaaactagcAATGCTAATTCAGCGACATCACAACATATAGCGGCTACGAAAGTTAAAACACACGTGTCTGTACACACACGGCCTAGTGATTCTGAAACCAACCGAGATGCAGTCGATGATGAAGGACATGCTCCGCTGGGAGCTTTACCACTACACAGACATTCATTCGACAATCAAAACATTCAGCTGAAGGGCAAAAGAATTTCTTCAATTTCTAATAGCAGAGATGAAAAAGTTAACACAGACTATCACGACAATACAGAAGACCCTGGCCCCAACGACATTACCGAAGACAAAAACATTGGAAAAGTGTATGTTAGACCAGAATCAACTAAACACACGGGAGAAGAGCTACATCAAAGTCATAGGCGCATCGACGTGCATGAAGCTAATTCGATTgatcatataaatgaaaatggaATTTTGAAAAACAACGCCGTATCGAGGGGTTCAGACACAACATCTATTCAGAACGAAAGCGATGGTGTTGTCAACCACATTTCTTCCAATATTATGGAAACCAGCGCACTCACACATTTAGGCATTAAGAATAAACAGGAACCATTCAAGAAGAATTTAGAAAATAGAGTAGATGACTTAAAACATGATCTACCGCAAACAGTAACCCTAAGTGATTCTAGAGATAAACCAGACGTCGGTGATCAACCCACGGGAAAAGGAAGTTATTCCCAAGATATGCCAAATCCTGATGCTAAAAATATTCGTAATTGGAACGTTGATTCGAATACAGTACACTCCGAGAGCTCACACAAAGATATCAGGAACCCGGGCATGACCCAGACTATACAGCCAAAGACAAATGATATAGATAGACGTACAGAAAATTGGAGAACAAAGGAAGCAAAAACACAAGGTTCCAATTTAAAATCTGTTTCCAAGGACGGTGATACGGTTCTGCGAAACAACCATGTTAACACTGTTGTTCACGGGGGTGATTCTACTAAACTTTTACGCCCTAAAATAACTGTATTCATCGAAGAGAAAAATGACCGTGAACATACACAGAGAGTGATAGCAAGCAACGGTAACGGTGTTATTCAGAGCCGACCTATACATGTCTCCGATACGTCATTAAATACTGGTGGAAGCAGGGCACTGTCATCAGATACAGGAGACAACAAGGTGGTATCTTCTAATGCAATAGGAACCAAATCTGAACATATGGACGAAAATGAGGGCAAGACTGATTTATCACAACAAGCTTCAGCTGAAAATGATCCGAGCATTGATGcagtacaaaattcagatttaatTACACCACCCATGGCAGTTTTAGAGAATACACATGACAACAAAATGCAATCGAAACACACAATAGAACCAgctgaaacaaatacaaataatctCCACAACGTGGGTTCGAAAG GTGAAGCAACATTAGATTCTGTTCCGGCGATTGATGGACCGGAAAAGAGGAGTGATAAATCCGATACGATGAAACCATCCGCCATTCCGGCTACAGAGAAAACAACTACAACAGATAATAATGAAGCTATCGATATTCCGTCTACAGTTATTACTAACACAGTACGAAAACCAGAAGATGTATCACCATTAGATATATTTACTTCTGATATAACATACCAGAGGTTCCCTCAACCAATGAGTCTTACCACATTTAAGAAAAAG GTTCTCGGTAAACGTCTAAAGAAGTTGTATATTTTGGAGCAGTCTGAGAAGAAGTTGTTCCAACATGTGCGACAGCTAGAAGCAATTTACACGATAGAAGATGGAACCCTCTATGTTTCGTTCCTTTTCAG ATTCGTGTACTCAAGAAAATGCCAAGAAATCCCGAAATTTAGAATGGGAAAACTTGTTGGCAACACAGATATCGCAATGTTTGAAAAAG AGATGAAAGACGGGAAAACGGAGCGTATACTGTTTTTCTCCGAGAGACCCGAAGACTACGTGTTCTTTATGTCGTGCACGGATATGAAGACGTCACCATACGCGTGCAGGGATTCCTACTACCTTACGTTAGACTCGGCACATGATCCACCAAACCAGTTCCCATGGGCGGACGCCGCACGTGAAATGGAGTCAAAACTGGACCTTACTTTTGAAGATCCaagatttatttttaacttcGTTCTTTTGC CATGTGCAAGAAAAACTGCGTCTTAA